A single region of the Verrucomicrobiota bacterium genome encodes:
- the pgsA gene encoding CDP-diacylglycerol--glycerol-3-phosphate 3-phosphatidyltransferase, whose product MNLPNRLTVGRLILTGFFVAFLSTSTHWGDVVALLLFIVASLTDWLDGYLARRFNQMTNFGKLMDPLADKVLVASALVCLIPLAALPAWAVIVIITREFLITGLRQLAAGQGQILPADPLGKHKTAWQLITILFFLILLAAGDIFGDESRWLKFLWVNVGPVLIGITIVLTIYSGLAYLWKNRRLLL is encoded by the coding sequence ATGAATCTTCCCAACCGCCTGACTGTCGGCCGTCTGATACTAACCGGTTTTTTCGTCGCCTTTCTCTCCACCTCCACCCACTGGGGAGATGTCGTCGCCCTGCTTCTCTTCATTGTCGCTTCTCTGACTGATTGGCTGGATGGATATCTGGCCCGGAGGTTCAACCAGATGACGAATTTCGGTAAACTCATGGATCCGCTCGCCGACAAGGTTCTGGTCGCCTCGGCCCTGGTTTGCCTGATCCCGCTGGCTGCCCTACCGGCTTGGGCCGTCATCGTCATCATCACGCGCGAATTCCTCATCACCGGACTCCGCCAACTCGCCGCGGGTCAGGGACAGATCTTACCCGCAGATCCCCTCGGCAAGCACAAGACCGCCTGGCAGCTCATTACGATCCTTTTCTTCCTGATCCTTCTGGCCGCAGGTGATATCTTCGGCGATGAGTCCCGCTGGCTGAAGTTTCTTTGGGTGAATGTAGGTCCGGTCCTAATCGGAATCACCATCGTCCTAACCATTTATTCCGGTCTCGCCTATCTCTGGAAAAACAGGCGCTTACTGCTCTAA
- the gnd gene encoding decarboxylating NADP(+)-dependent phosphogluconate dehydrogenase, translating into MSNTNSTTLSDIGLIGLAVMGENLVLNMESKGFSVSVYNRTAAVTEKFAEGRAKGKNIIPTKTLEEFISSLARPRKAMIMVKAGAPVDAVIDQLVPLLEQGDIIIDGGNSLWTDTQRREKSLKEKGLHYVGAGVSGGEEGALNGPSIMPGGSEESWKSVGPIFRKIAAIVEGEPCCRHMGPDGAGHYVKMIHNGIEYGDMQLICEAYAILKTTINPTAEEFHQIFAEWNKGELNSYLIDITEQIFTKKDEETGNPLVDVILDKAGQKGTGKWTVGNAVEHAVVLSTVNAAVEARILSSMKDKRVAASKILPAVEVKPFNGDRQQFINDVRDALYASKIVSYAQGLDLLATASKFYNWNLNFGDISTIWRGGCIIRAAFLNRIKEAYEANPNLENLMLAPFFTEVFVKSQAGWRRAICAAVERGVAVPAFTASLGYYDSYRSARLPANLLQAQRDFFGAHTYERLDKPAGEFFHTNWTGQGGTTASTTYTA; encoded by the coding sequence ATGAGCAATACCAATAGCACGACCCTGAGCGATATCGGCCTGATCGGCCTCGCCGTCATGGGTGAGAACCTCGTCCTCAACATGGAGAGCAAAGGCTTCTCTGTCAGTGTTTACAACCGCACCGCGGCGGTGACCGAGAAGTTCGCCGAAGGCCGCGCCAAGGGAAAGAACATCATTCCCACCAAGACCCTAGAGGAATTCATCAGCTCCCTTGCCCGTCCCCGCAAAGCGATGATCATGGTGAAGGCCGGCGCCCCCGTCGATGCCGTGATCGACCAACTTGTTCCCCTGCTTGAGCAGGGCGATATCATCATCGACGGCGGCAACAGCCTCTGGACCGATACACAGCGCCGTGAGAAGTCTCTCAAGGAAAAAGGACTTCATTATGTCGGCGCGGGCGTCTCCGGCGGCGAGGAGGGCGCCCTCAACGGCCCTTCGATCATGCCCGGCGGCTCGGAAGAGTCATGGAAGTCCGTCGGTCCGATCTTCCGCAAGATCGCCGCGATTGTTGAGGGAGAGCCCTGCTGCCGTCATATGGGGCCTGATGGTGCCGGTCACTACGTCAAGATGATCCACAATGGCATCGAGTACGGCGACATGCAGCTTATCTGCGAGGCCTACGCCATCCTGAAGACTACGATCAATCCGACAGCCGAGGAGTTTCACCAGATCTTTGCCGAGTGGAACAAAGGAGAGCTCAACAGCTATCTCATCGACATCACCGAGCAGATCTTCACCAAGAAGGACGAAGAAACCGGCAATCCCCTAGTGGATGTCATCCTAGACAAGGCCGGCCAGAAGGGAACGGGCAAGTGGACCGTCGGCAACGCCGTCGAACATGCCGTCGTCCTCTCGACCGTCAACGCCGCTGTGGAGGCCCGCATCCTTTCTTCCATGAAGGATAAGCGCGTGGCCGCCAGCAAGATTCTACCCGCGGTCGAGGTGAAGCCTTTCAACGGAGATCGCCAGCAGTTCATCAACGATGTCCGCGATGCCCTCTATGCGAGCAAGATCGTCAGCTATGCCCAGGGTCTCGATCTCCTCGCGACAGCCAGCAAGTTCTACAACTGGAATTTGAACTTCGGGGATATCTCCACCATCTGGCGCGGTGGTTGCATCATCCGTGCCGCTTTCCTGAACCGTATCAAGGAGGCCTACGAGGCCAATCCAAACCTTGAGAACCTGATGCTGGCTCCTTTCTTCACCGAGGTATTTGTGAAGTCACAGGCCGGATGGCGCCGAGCAATCTGCGCCGCCGTCGAACGCGGGGTGGCTGTCCCTGCCTTCACCGCCAGCCTCGGTTACTACGATAGCTATCGCAGCGCTCGCCTCCCGGCGAATCTCCTGCAGGCCCAACGCGACTTCTTTGGCGCTCACACCTATGAGAGGCTGGATAAGCCCGCAGGTGAGTTCTTCCATACAAATTGGACCGGTCAAGGGGGCACGACCGCCTCGACCACCTACACGGCCTAA
- a CDS encoding single-stranded DNA-binding protein: MNQTPKEVLETILGKLGFFVEIEEELREGHLILQIRTNDPQRLIGRRDETLESLQFLVNRILLSQNNEAPRIIVDVEHHRSMRDAAFLQRIQQLADAVKIHGRPVETEPLNSYDRRLVHNAYRDDAELMTESQKIEEKIKRITIRRRSDV; encoded by the coding sequence ATGAACCAGACACCCAAAGAAGTCTTGGAGACTATTCTCGGGAAACTCGGGTTCTTCGTGGAAATCGAGGAAGAGCTTCGGGAAGGGCACCTAATCCTCCAGATCCGGACTAACGATCCACAGCGCCTCATCGGGCGCCGGGATGAGACCCTTGAGAGCCTCCAGTTCCTAGTGAACCGGATCCTCCTCTCCCAGAACAACGAGGCCCCGCGCATCATTGTGGATGTCGAGCATCACCGCTCCATGCGCGATGCAGCATTCCTCCAGAGGATCCAACAGCTCGCCGATGCGGTGAAAATCCACGGACGCCCTGTCGAGACCGAGCCCCTGAATTCCTATGACCGCCGGCTTGTCCACAATGCCTACCGCGACGACGCGGAGCTGATGACCGAGAGTCAGAAGATTGAGGAAAAGATCAAGCGTATCACGATCAGGCGGCGTTCCGACGTCTAA
- a CDS encoding glycosyltransferase family 39 protein, giving the protein MKGKNSKLMKVTVPQTMMLWAAVLALTVLRLAVATSGSFTESEAFLSVCATHPAGGYIEGPAGVPLLLTLCKLLGCSGLFFLRYIGPLAVLILSWCIWWIGRRIAPHRPAVALWSVLGLNLLPFVNLASLVMDGAAVTATMILLAIVAGWSAATQTSKNSKELATWALFGVALATGTQFWQMIGLLLPIAIVFLSVNLGTKALPWRGIILSSLLLILGWIPSLAWNARHDWIQFSSVAHGFDFVQIGTWTLSLGLIVTAGAVVTPLLVRLAYVGRIWRVVVILLACVASVFSGLILLAPQYLPLGLPLGLSSPIGVSGLSELSVEVLSLRKERSDTKGESPFLIASTPGLAALLGSRISVEYPERPGAPSVFVAESPSLNSSYALWPSYPDAVAAGLKDNLYTEEKSVSPFLGRNALYITTELKEELPQTITGAFNAVALLKEVPISVNGKQQMIRIYQCEGYRTLSL; this is encoded by the coding sequence ATGAAGGGAAAAAACAGCAAGTTGATGAAGGTGACTGTTCCTCAGACCATGATGCTCTGGGCGGCCGTCCTTGCGCTGACTGTGCTGCGTCTCGCGGTGGCGACAAGCGGCTCTTTCACGGAGAGCGAGGCCTTTCTCTCAGTCTGCGCAACCCATCCGGCCGGCGGCTATATCGAGGGGCCGGCCGGTGTCCCTTTGCTTCTGACCTTGTGCAAGCTGCTCGGCTGTTCCGGACTCTTCTTTCTGAGATACATCGGGCCTCTCGCTGTCTTGATTCTCTCCTGGTGCATCTGGTGGATCGGCAGGCGGATTGCGCCCCATCGCCCGGCAGTCGCCCTCTGGTCGGTATTGGGTCTCAATCTCCTGCCTTTCGTGAATCTGGCCTCTCTGGTCATGGATGGAGCAGCGGTGACGGCGACGATGATCCTGCTCGCGATTGTCGCCGGGTGGAGTGCTGCGACTCAAACTTCCAAAAACTCCAAGGAACTGGCTACATGGGCTCTCTTCGGCGTTGCCCTCGCTACGGGCACTCAGTTCTGGCAGATGATTGGTCTGCTGCTTCCAATTGCGATCGTTTTTTTATCCGTAAATCTCGGAACAAAGGCCCTTCCGTGGCGTGGCATTATCCTATCTTCGCTTCTACTGATCCTGGGATGGATCCCATCCCTTGCATGGAATGCCCGCCATGACTGGATCCAGTTTAGCAGTGTGGCCCATGGATTTGATTTTGTTCAGATTGGAACATGGACGCTCTCGCTGGGCTTGATCGTGACCGCCGGTGCCGTGGTCACCCCATTGCTCGTGAGGTTGGCCTATGTCGGGAGGATCTGGAGAGTCGTAGTGATTCTGCTAGCCTGTGTCGCTTCAGTGTTTAGTGGTTTGATTCTGCTCGCCCCGCAATATCTTCCTCTAGGTCTACCTCTGGGATTGTCCTCACCGATTGGTGTTTCGGGCCTGAGTGAACTTTCGGTTGAGGTTCTCTCCCTACGAAAGGAGCGTTCCGACACGAAGGGAGAATCCCCCTTCCTGATTGCCTCCACTCCGGGATTGGCTGCGCTACTCGGAAGCAGGATTTCTGTGGAATACCCGGAGCGCCCTGGCGCACCATCAGTGTTCGTTGCCGAGTCGCCGAGTCTCAATAGCTCCTACGCCCTCTGGCCATCATATCCCGATGCCGTCGCTGCTGGCTTGAAGGATAATCTCTACACCGAGGAGAAATCGGTCAGCCCCTTCCTAGGTCGCAATGCCCTCTACATTACCACGGAATTAAAAGAAGAACTGCCTCAGACGATCACCGGTGCCTTCAATGCTGTGGCTCTGCTTAAAGAAGTACCCATCTCGGTGAATGGGAAGCAGCAGATGATCCGAATCTACCAGTGTGAGGGCTACCGCACCCTCTCCTTATAA
- a CDS encoding cytochrome c biogenesis protein ResB, whose protein sequence is MSADGKPTKRPLSRAAMIADRQRRSPLWRLIHQLGSLKLALVLLGTITIAIATATFTEAHFDSAVARVWIYKAPWFIAWLGVLCINLFAVTLTRWPWQKKHTGFIITHYGIILLLIGAVIGSKLGFEGNVTLRTDGQPQRKIITDRSCIQVESPSDSYLYLMPLDTRFLHTSVASPKYLPVPGTSLRIGIEAVSEHLSPQPHLAPASGKAGGTGVLLDFSSGMMKQTLHVGLATGEGSPGTYDFFGRAALALASNAKALPTHDPNDKKPWLDLIPASDGKSLEYRLGRGASATSSGNLHEEDLLPLGWADWRLHVSQIAKNSAVVTTPAPDDSGAESGVPGFRAFLSNPEGEKSVSLWVASGGVVPLVLGKEMVRIGYGLELRPIPFSIALVDFEVPRDEGTETPSDFRATVRFKNTKTGSEKEGLIRMNHPASYPGGLLANMTGFNYKFSQAEWNPRDLKETTLQVLYDPGWLPKWIGSLAICLGIATMFYIRPRE, encoded by the coding sequence ATGTCTGCTGACGGCAAACCCACCAAGCGTCCCCTTTCACGGGCGGCCATGATCGCGGACCGTCAGAGACGATCGCCTCTTTGGAGGCTGATCCACCAGCTCGGCTCGCTGAAGCTGGCGCTGGTTCTTCTCGGAACGATCACTATTGCCATCGCCACGGCGACCTTCACGGAGGCCCACTTCGACTCGGCCGTTGCACGGGTCTGGATCTACAAGGCCCCATGGTTCATCGCCTGGCTCGGGGTGCTCTGCATCAATCTCTTCGCCGTCACGCTCACACGCTGGCCCTGGCAGAAGAAGCACACAGGTTTCATCATCACTCACTATGGTATTATTCTCCTGCTGATTGGCGCGGTTATCGGCTCGAAGCTCGGGTTCGAGGGGAATGTGACTCTCCGTACCGATGGTCAGCCCCAGCGCAAGATCATTACCGACCGGAGTTGCATCCAAGTGGAGAGTCCCTCAGACAGCTATCTCTACCTGATGCCGCTCGACACGCGCTTCCTGCATACCTCGGTTGCCTCGCCTAAGTATCTCCCAGTACCAGGCACCTCACTCCGGATCGGCATCGAGGCAGTCTCCGAACATCTCAGCCCACAGCCCCATCTGGCACCTGCCTCAGGGAAGGCGGGAGGAACGGGTGTCCTGCTGGATTTCTCCAGTGGTATGATGAAGCAGACGCTCCATGTTGGGCTTGCCACCGGAGAGGGCTCACCTGGGACCTATGATTTCTTCGGACGGGCAGCGCTTGCTCTGGCATCCAATGCCAAAGCTCTTCCAACTCACGATCCAAATGATAAAAAGCCATGGCTCGATCTGATTCCCGCCAGTGACGGAAAGTCTCTGGAGTACCGACTCGGTCGCGGAGCCTCGGCAACCTCATCAGGGAATCTTCATGAAGAGGATCTTCTCCCTCTCGGATGGGCCGACTGGCGCCTGCATGTGAGCCAGATCGCCAAGAACAGTGCTGTAGTGACAACTCCCGCTCCGGACGACTCGGGTGCAGAGAGCGGGGTTCCTGGCTTCCGTGCCTTTCTCTCAAATCCGGAGGGAGAAAAATCTGTTTCCCTCTGGGTTGCCTCGGGAGGGGTGGTACCTCTGGTGCTGGGCAAGGAGATGGTCCGCATCGGCTATGGTCTCGAGCTCAGACCGATCCCTTTTTCGATCGCGCTTGTTGATTTCGAGGTTCCGCGCGACGAAGGCACTGAGACACCATCGGACTTCCGAGCTACTGTCCGATTCAAGAACACCAAGACCGGCTCTGAGAAAGAGGGACTCATTCGGATGAATCACCCCGCCTCCTATCCCGGCGGCCTGCTGGCCAACATGACAGGCTTCAACTACAAGTTTTCGCAAGCCGAGTGGAATCCCCGCGATCTCAAGGAAACAACACTTCAGGTGCTCTATGATCCCGGTTGGCTGCCGAAATGGATCGGTTCGCTTGCCATCTGCCTCGGCATCGCCACCATGTTCTATATCCGTCCGAGAGAATGA
- a CDS encoding phosphatase PAP2 family protein: MDQQLQILINREWTAPWSDRLFSFIADYGAWAPWLLLLLVLALVFGNFRFRAAILAAGLAVGLSDGIGVNLLKHAVGRPRPSQVEPGVRVVKLGSTPAKLPRICGLFADPTVNFPQGNTPPKIPGMMIEDGSLEGRSFPSGHAANNMAVATVLMLFFGWRGAIYLPIALLIAYSRIYTGSHWPLDVLAGMILGIAGGWLAAKGLDLVWRRFARKIVPRLAEKYPTMIPPKS; the protein is encoded by the coding sequence ATGGACCAGCAGCTCCAGATCCTTATCAACCGGGAATGGACCGCGCCATGGAGCGATCGCCTGTTTTCCTTCATTGCCGATTATGGTGCATGGGCTCCGTGGCTTCTCCTTCTTTTGGTCCTGGCCTTGGTCTTCGGCAACTTCCGTTTCCGTGCCGCAATTCTGGCTGCGGGTCTTGCTGTGGGACTAAGCGATGGAATTGGAGTGAATCTCCTGAAACACGCTGTTGGTCGTCCTCGACCGAGCCAGGTGGAGCCTGGTGTGCGCGTGGTCAAGTTGGGGAGTACTCCCGCTAAATTACCAAGGATCTGTGGCCTATTCGCTGATCCTACAGTGAATTTTCCGCAGGGAAATACACCTCCGAAAATCCCGGGCATGATGATAGAGGACGGCTCCTTGGAGGGACGCTCCTTTCCCTCCGGTCATGCGGCCAACAATATGGCGGTGGCAACAGTCCTGATGCTCTTCTTCGGATGGCGTGGGGCCATTTATCTCCCCATCGCCCTGCTCATCGCCTACTCGCGCATCTACACAGGCTCCCATTGGCCGCTGGATGTTCTGGCCGGGATGATTCTGGGTATCGCCGGAGGTTGGCTGGCCGCGAAGGGACTCGATCTGGTCTGGAGGAGATTCGCTAGGAAGATTGTACCGCGTCTTGCTGAGAAATATCCCACCATGATTCCTCCAAAGTCATGA
- the pssA gene encoding CDP-diacylglycerol--serine O-phosphatidyltransferase, which yields MNKHEPKIYLLPNLMTAGNLFCGFAAVLKIIEAALLNNGGEPVTNCYHEALAFILGACVFDLLDGRVARLGGHESPFGREFDSLADVVSFGLAPALLVYQIVLKDFHKTGWVIAFVYLLCGTLRLARFNCIAAAVKDPNEVKEHSNEFMGFPIPAAAGLIASLTLFMLWLQEGERTIGKWKFALPVLLLFLSFMMFSHVRYPSFKGLNWRTQRSLPRFLLIIVVLASAGLNYEWMPAVLFVGFLLYGFIRPMLSLHFRKEIEDEESEKSHPH from the coding sequence ATGAATAAACACGAGCCGAAGATTTACCTTCTGCCGAATTTGATGACGGCAGGCAACCTCTTCTGTGGTTTCGCAGCGGTGCTTAAGATCATCGAGGCTGCTCTCCTGAATAATGGCGGTGAGCCGGTCACCAACTGTTATCATGAGGCGCTGGCATTCATCCTGGGTGCCTGCGTCTTTGACCTGCTCGATGGACGTGTGGCCCGGCTCGGCGGGCATGAGAGTCCCTTTGGAAGGGAGTTCGATTCCTTGGCCGACGTGGTCTCCTTTGGGCTGGCCCCGGCCCTGCTGGTCTACCAGATCGTGCTGAAGGACTTCCACAAGACCGGCTGGGTGATCGCGTTCGTTTATCTGCTCTGCGGCACGCTGCGGCTGGCCCGGTTCAACTGCATCGCCGCCGCCGTCAAGGATCCCAACGAGGTGAAGGAGCACTCGAATGAGTTCATGGGCTTTCCCATTCCAGCCGCTGCCGGACTGATCGCCTCGCTCACACTCTTCATGCTCTGGCTGCAGGAGGGGGAACGGACGATCGGGAAGTGGAAATTCGCACTACCTGTTCTTCTGCTCTTCCTCTCGTTCATGATGTTCAGCCATGTCCGCTATCCCAGCTTCAAGGGTCTGAACTGGAGGACGCAGCGCTCACTGCCGCGATTCCTTTTGATCATCGTGGTTCTCGCCTCCGCTGGTCTGAACTACGAGTGGATGCCCGCTGTGCTTTTCGTCGGATTCCTGCTTTACGGATTCATCCGACCAATGCTTTCACTCCACTTCCGAAAGGAGATTGAGGACGAGGAATCAGAGAAGTCTCACCCCCATTAG
- the ccsA gene encoding cytochrome c biogenesis protein CcsA, with protein sequence MKPSSLIPLLVALLSLNLTPIATALAQVSPKSLESLVIQEGGRKKPYLVFTEETLRSLSGKTALSLDGQKQDAMTLITGLWMSPDDSWKAKQLILVSNLPLRKHLSLDPAQKLYSWNDLTSNDALAKEITAAAETRRRDPRAKLVALQKEASDVGMRMGLFESLLKGDDFKIIMPLFGSDWLPPSQLDPTEGKEILDSVNSMRSAWTQHDPTRFDQAATSLLGLQKQVGGLPSDWKISLEVVYQKAHPFRWAWILYAAAGIVLLLSRNSWERRGYQLAWVLAGSGFLIQAAGLLSRVLIAGRPPVTNMYESVIWVAFGTILFALIFETIYRAGSFLLGAVPVAVASLILADSQPVILDHSIHPLTPVLRDNFWLSTHVLSITLSYAAFALSLGVAHVALAQVIAGRKPTAILYTYLYKTLQVGVLLLATGTILGGVWANYSWGRFWDWDPKETWALTALLGYLFLLHGRISGLWGGFGLAVGSVIAFMSVLMAWYGVNFVLGAGLHSYGFGTGGFPLVATFVGCELLFVAIAILRKQRLGSA encoded by the coding sequence ATGAAACCTTCATCCCTGATCCCGCTGCTTGTAGCACTGCTTTCACTGAACTTGACTCCCATCGCAACAGCGCTGGCACAGGTCTCTCCTAAAAGTCTTGAGTCGCTCGTGATTCAGGAGGGAGGTAGAAAAAAACCATATCTTGTCTTCACCGAGGAGACCCTCCGATCCCTCTCGGGGAAAACAGCACTCAGCCTGGATGGGCAGAAGCAGGATGCCATGACCTTGATCACCGGACTCTGGATGAGCCCTGATGACTCCTGGAAAGCAAAGCAGCTGATCCTTGTCTCGAACCTCCCGCTGAGGAAGCACCTCAGCCTTGATCCCGCGCAGAAACTCTACAGCTGGAATGACCTCACTTCCAACGATGCCCTGGCTAAGGAGATCACGGCTGCTGCCGAGACCCGACGACGCGATCCGCGGGCCAAACTCGTCGCCCTCCAGAAGGAGGCTTCTGATGTCGGTATGAGGATGGGTCTCTTCGAGAGCCTGCTGAAGGGAGATGATTTCAAGATCATCATGCCCCTCTTCGGAAGTGACTGGCTGCCCCCCTCACAACTCGACCCCACCGAGGGGAAAGAGATCCTCGATTCCGTGAACTCGATGCGCTCTGCCTGGACTCAACACGATCCAACCCGTTTCGATCAAGCAGCCACATCGCTTCTGGGCCTGCAAAAACAGGTCGGGGGACTCCCTTCAGATTGGAAGATCTCACTGGAAGTCGTCTATCAGAAAGCCCATCCCTTCCGCTGGGCCTGGATCCTCTACGCGGCGGCCGGTATTGTCCTGCTGCTCTCCCGAAACAGCTGGGAGCGCCGAGGCTACCAACTTGCCTGGGTACTCGCTGGAAGCGGCTTCCTAATTCAGGCGGCGGGATTGCTCTCCAGGGTGCTGATTGCCGGGCGACCTCCTGTCACCAACATGTATGAGTCAGTGATCTGGGTCGCCTTCGGGACAATCCTCTTCGCCCTAATCTTCGAGACTATTTATCGGGCTGGGTCATTTTTGCTGGGAGCTGTTCCCGTGGCCGTCGCCTCGCTGATCTTGGCAGACAGCCAACCGGTGATCTTGGACCACTCGATCCATCCCCTCACCCCGGTGCTGAGGGATAATTTCTGGCTCTCCACCCACGTTCTCTCCATCACCCTGAGCTATGCCGCATTCGCCCTTTCACTCGGTGTGGCCCATGTCGCTCTGGCGCAGGTTATTGCAGGAAGGAAGCCGACAGCCATTCTCTACACCTACCTCTATAAGACCCTTCAGGTCGGGGTGCTTCTGCTGGCCACGGGCACGATCCTGGGTGGCGTCTGGGCCAACTATTCCTGGGGGCGTTTCTGGGACTGGGATCCGAAGGAAACCTGGGCCCTCACAGCCCTACTCGGCTACCTCTTCCTGCTCCACGGCAGGATCAGTGGACTCTGGGGGGGCTTCGGCCTCGCGGTCGGTTCGGTCATCGCCTTCATGAGCGTTCTGATGGCCTGGTACGGAGTGAATTTCGTACTCGGGGCCGGCCTCCACAGCTATGGCTTCGGCACGGGAGGATTCCCCTTGGTCGCGACATTCGTCGGATGTGAACTGCTCTTCGTAGCGATCGCCATCTTGAGGAAACAAAGATTAGGATCGGCCTAA
- a CDS encoding rhodanese-like domain-containing protein codes for MQNATIEAHPDLTMEELLGIFPGARRTLFQLHHIGGCSSCGFSPSETLTQICARNGELDPLAVLGEIKEGHHKDEALLISPADLFARIADPSIRLLDIRTREEFEAVAIPGSRFMTQEIMQESINWPKETEIILIDHTGGRVLDAAAYFAGHGFTGVKGLKGGIDAYSEHADPSLPRYTTEAA; via the coding sequence ATGCAGAACGCCACCATTGAAGCCCACCCCGACCTGACCATGGAGGAGCTTCTAGGGATTTTTCCGGGAGCGCGCCGCACACTCTTTCAGCTTCACCATATTGGTGGTTGCAGCAGTTGCGGATTTTCACCCAGCGAAACTCTGACTCAGATCTGCGCACGCAACGGCGAATTGGATCCGCTCGCGGTTCTGGGCGAAATCAAGGAGGGACACCACAAGGACGAGGCACTCCTGATTTCTCCTGCCGACCTCTTTGCCCGGATTGCTGATCCCTCCATACGTCTCCTCGACATCCGGACACGCGAGGAGTTTGAGGCAGTTGCAATCCCCGGCAGTCGCTTCATGACGCAGGAGATCATGCAGGAATCCATAAACTGGCCGAAAGAGACAGAGATTATCCTGATCGATCACACCGGCGGACGCGTACTGGATGCAGCCGCCTACTTCGCTGGCCATGGATTCACTGGGGTCAAGGGACTCAAAGGCGGCATCGATGCCTATTCCGAGCATGCAGATCCTTCTCTTCCCCGCTACACTACTGAGGCGGCCTAA
- a CDS encoding type II toxin-antitoxin system VapC family toxin, whose amino-acid sequence MKLLLDSHAFLWAVMAPEKLGRKAHAALSTPGNEVFVSSITFWELSLKHSLGKLILEGVLPEELPETAEEAGFTLLPLDCKHASAYHRLPKLGHKDPFDRMLVWQAIQSGATLLSKDPEIKAYTKHGLKLIW is encoded by the coding sequence GTGAAGCTTCTCTTGGATTCCCATGCCTTTCTCTGGGCTGTCATGGCCCCGGAGAAGCTCGGCAGGAAGGCACACGCCGCCTTATCCACTCCCGGCAATGAGGTCTTTGTTAGCTCAATCACCTTCTGGGAACTCTCACTCAAACATTCCCTTGGAAAGCTCATCCTGGAAGGCGTCTTACCGGAGGAGCTCCCCGAGACTGCTGAAGAAGCTGGATTTACACTGCTTCCGTTGGATTGCAAGCATGCCTCGGCATACCACCGGCTTCCAAAGCTCGGTCACAAGGATCCTTTCGACCGGATGCTCGTCTGGCAGGCCATCCAGTCAGGGGCAACGCTTCTCTCAAAGGATCCCGAGATCAAGGCCTATACAAAACACGGCCTCAAGCTGATCTGGTAG
- a CDS encoding phosphatidylserine decarboxylase — protein sequence MSFQKPRPARAMYEGRWIFLILILANVASETRLFHSFLPPVITGGLLLFCLWFFRDPERKPPTDTSLAVSPADGTVTLVDEVEEEQFFKRRMKRISIFLSVFDVHVNRSPVAGEVLFTEGRGGLYLDARHPEASALNESLFWVFGSKDDLERAVAVKQITGAIARRIVPWAQLGESMERGERFGMIRFGSRTDLYLPLNAEVFVSVGEKVKGGETAVARLLA from the coding sequence ATGAGCTTTCAGAAACCAAGGCCAGCCAGAGCAATGTATGAGGGGCGGTGGATTTTTTTGATCCTTATCCTTGCAAACGTTGCCTCCGAAACCAGGCTATTTCATTCCTTCCTCCCTCCGGTTATTACGGGTGGACTGCTTCTTTTCTGTCTCTGGTTTTTCCGTGATCCGGAACGCAAACCGCCAACTGACACCTCCCTTGCTGTTTCTCCAGCCGACGGGACGGTGACTCTTGTTGATGAGGTTGAAGAGGAGCAGTTCTTCAAGCGCCGGATGAAGCGCATCTCGATCTTTCTCTCGGTATTCGATGTCCATGTGAACCGCAGCCCGGTCGCAGGTGAGGTACTCTTCACCGAGGGGCGCGGCGGTCTCTACCTCGATGCCCGTCATCCCGAGGCCTCGGCGCTCAATGAGAGTCTTTTCTGGGTCTTCGGTTCCAAGGATGATCTAGAGCGTGCTGTTGCGGTGAAGCAAATCACCGGGGCGATCGCCCGGCGGATCGTCCCCTGGGCTCAACTCGGCGAGAGTATGGAGCGCGGCGAGCGCTTTGGTATGATCCGCTTCGGCTCACGCACTGATCTCTATCTTCCTCTTAATGCCGAAGTCTTTGTCTCGGTGGGAGAGAAGGTCAAAGGTGGCGAGACAGCAGTCGCTCGCCTGTTAGCCTGA